The proteins below are encoded in one region of Hordeum vulgare subsp. vulgare chromosome 3H, MorexV3_pseudomolecules_assembly, whole genome shotgun sequence:
- the LOC123445674 gene encoding uncharacterized protein LOC123445674 — protein sequence MAKLPIVGRSVHSRKPNESMRLVVVTIVGVVFGFFIGISFPTVSITKLHFPSSIVSYIEDKNSGLTAQAILNHAWISARNARGNATESSSNTTMKIYVPTNPRGAEMLAPGIISSESDLYKHRLWGDPAEDLPFKPKYLVTFTVGIAQKDNINRAVQKFSDDFAILLFHYDGHVTEWEEFEWSKRAIHVSVLKQAKWWYAKRFLHPDIVAPYEYIFIWDEDLGVDHFNGEEYIKLVKKYQLEISQPGLEPDKGLTWQMTKRRGDREVHKDTEERPGWCTDPHLPPCAAFVEIMAPVFSRDAWRCVWHMIQNDLVHGWGLDFALRKCVEPAHEKIGVVDSQWIVHQVVPSLGNQGLAENGKAPWEGVRERCRKEWGIFQTRIAEADKAYYEMMGVTPPNVTFVH from the exons ATGGCAAAACTCCCGATAGTTGGTCGCAG TGTGCATAGTAGGAAACCCAACGAGAGCATGAGGCTTGTCGTCGTCACGATCGTCGGGGTGGTCTTTGGTTTCTTCATCGGAATCTCCTTCCCAACAGTCAGCATAACAAAG CTTCACTTCCCTTCTAGCATTGTTTCCTACATAGAAGACAAGAACTCTGGACTCACGGCTCAGGCTATACTGAATCATGCCTGGATTTCTGCTAGAAACGCAAGGGGAAATGCTACTGAATCTAGTTCAAACACTACCATGAAG ATATATGTACCAACAAACCCCAGGGGCGCAGAGATGCTAGCACCTGGCATCATTTCATCAGAGTCTGATTTGTATAAGCACAGGCTATGGGGAGACCCGGCTGAG GACCTACCCTTCAAGCCAAAGTACCTTGTTACTTTCACTGTTGGAATTGCACAGAAGGACAACATAAATAGAGCAGTCCAGAAG TTTTCTGATGACTTTGCTATCCTGTTATTTCACTACGATGGCCATGTGACTGAATGGGAGGAATTTGAGTGGTCAAAACGAGCGATTCATGTTAGTGTTCTGAAACAAGCGAAATG GTGGTATGCCAAAAGATTCTTGCACCCTGATATCGTGGCACCCTATGAGTATATATTTATCTGGGATGAGGACCTTGGAGTTGATCATTTCAATGGAGAGGA GTATATCAAACTTGTCAAGAAATATCAGCTGGAAATCTCGCAACCTGGTTTGGAGCCAGATAAGGGATTGACATGGCAGATGACCAAAAGAAGAGGGGATCGCGAGGTTCACAA GGATACCGAGGAGAGGCCAGGCTGGTGCACGGATCCTCATCTTCCACCATGTGCCGC TTTTGTTGAAATTATGGCTCCGGTTTTCTCCAGAGATGCATGGAGATGTGTATGGCATATGATTCAG AATGACTTGGTTCATGGATGGGGTCTGGATTTTGCTCTGAGGAAATGTGTGGAG CCTGCTCATGAGAAAATCGGTGTCGTTGACTCCCAGTGGATTGTACACCAAGTGGTTCCTTCTCTTGGGAACCAG GGACTGGCGGAGAACGGGAAGGCGCCATGGGAAGGGGTGCGGGAGCGCTGCCGAAAAGAGTGGGGGATCTTCCAGACGAGGATCGCGGAGGCCGACAAGGCGTATTACGAGATGATGGGTGTCACCCCTCCCAACGTAACATTTGTCCACTAG
- the LOC123445675 gene encoding protein DEHYDRATION-INDUCED 19 homolog 5-like isoform X2, producing MCCVSYSDPSPPLPAEEKSKEEEEQRCGAAMEVDAEASYSYGFLPQGRHQPCYAPPPPPPDGELWEYFPCPFCYIEVEMPFICSHLQEEHCFDTRNAVCPICAENLGKDMSAHFRFQHSHLLKRRKPSRPSSSPWPAAAAPSPYEVNPYPYMMSSRPCQDPEPDPLLSQFICRGSTDKTETELGSRDGASQHHRPSSAHLLADTQRPVSRLELEERLQRIEFLAEIITSTIL from the exons ATGTGCTGTGTCAGTTACAGTGacccctctcctcctcttcctgccGAGGAGAAgagcaaagaggaggaggagcagcggtGCGGCGCAGCCATGGAGGTGGATGCAGAGGCCTCCTACAGCTATGGCTTCCTCCCCCAAGGCAGGCACCAGCCCTGCTatgccccaccccctcctccaccag ATGGTGAACTGTGGGAGTACTTCCCTTGCCCTTTCTGCTACATCGAGGTTGAAATGCCCTTCATCTGCAGCCATCTGCAGGAGGAACACTGCTTTGACACCAGAAATGCT GTTTGCCCGATATGCGCCGAGAATCTAGGGAAGGACATGTCCGCGCATTTCAGATTCCAACACTCGCATCTTCTTAAG AGGAGGAAGCCTTCGAGGCCGAGCAGCTCACCAtggccagcagcagcagcaccatccCCATATGAAGTGAACCCCTACCCCTACATGATGAGCAGCAGGCCATGCCAGGACCCTGAGCCTGACCCACTGCTCTCCCAGTTCATCTGCCGCGGCAGCACCGACAAAACCGAAACCGAGCTGGGATCACGCGACGGAGCAAGCCAGCACCATCGCCCGAGCAGCGCTCATCTGTTAGCGGATACCCAGAG GCCTGTGAGCCggctggagctggaggagaggctgCAGAGGATTGAGTTCCTTGCTGAGATCATCACATCAACCATTCTTTAG
- the LOC123445675 gene encoding protein DEHYDRATION-INDUCED 19 homolog 5-like isoform X1 gives MCCVSYSDPSPPLPAEEKSKEEEEQRCGAAMEVDAEASYSYGFLPQGRHQPCYAPPPPPPEDGELWEYFPCPFCYIEVEMPFICSHLQEEHCFDTRNAVCPICAENLGKDMSAHFRFQHSHLLKRRKPSRPSSSPWPAAAAPSPYEVNPYPYMMSSRPCQDPEPDPLLSQFICRGSTDKTETELGSRDGASQHHRPSSAHLLADTQRPVSRLELEERLQRIEFLAEIITSTIL, from the exons ATGTGCTGTGTCAGTTACAGTGacccctctcctcctcttcctgccGAGGAGAAgagcaaagaggaggaggagcagcggtGCGGCGCAGCCATGGAGGTGGATGCAGAGGCCTCCTACAGCTATGGCTTCCTCCCCCAAGGCAGGCACCAGCCCTGCTatgccccaccccctcctccaccag AAGATGGTGAACTGTGGGAGTACTTCCCTTGCCCTTTCTGCTACATCGAGGTTGAAATGCCCTTCATCTGCAGCCATCTGCAGGAGGAACACTGCTTTGACACCAGAAATGCT GTTTGCCCGATATGCGCCGAGAATCTAGGGAAGGACATGTCCGCGCATTTCAGATTCCAACACTCGCATCTTCTTAAG AGGAGGAAGCCTTCGAGGCCGAGCAGCTCACCAtggccagcagcagcagcaccatccCCATATGAAGTGAACCCCTACCCCTACATGATGAGCAGCAGGCCATGCCAGGACCCTGAGCCTGACCCACTGCTCTCCCAGTTCATCTGCCGCGGCAGCACCGACAAAACCGAAACCGAGCTGGGATCACGCGACGGAGCAAGCCAGCACCATCGCCCGAGCAGCGCTCATCTGTTAGCGGATACCCAGAG GCCTGTGAGCCggctggagctggaggagaggctgCAGAGGATTGAGTTCCTTGCTGAGATCATCACATCAACCATTCTTTAG
- the LOC123445672 gene encoding protein PIN-LIKES 2, with protein MDPQVAVRGGDWVSAVTPLLKLLCLTVIGLLLAHPRAQVVPKATFKLLSKLVFALFLPCLIFVHLGQSVTLHNVLHWWFIPVNVLIATAVGCALGYAVALVCRPPPRFFRFTVIMTGFGNTGNLPIAIIGSVCHTTDHPFGPGCHREGIAYVSFAQWVAVLLVYTLVYHMMEPPMQYYEIVGEGNEIERVPEEEETQVSNFSRPLLQEAEWPGMAEKVMEHSKTPFIARIFASISGSSQNTFPDIDFSEEGGISGAGPSSPKSLRCLAEPKVVRRMRVVAEKTPIQHVLQPPTIASLLAIIIGMVPVLKAFVFGADAPLSFFTDSLEILAAAVVPSVMLILGGMLAEGPNDNALGKRTIIGIIVARLLILPCIGIGIVILADKLNLLVENDYMYRFVLSLQYSTPSAILLGAIASLRGYSVKEASALLFWQHICAVFSLSIYLVVYFKLLSYI; from the coding sequence ATGGACCCGCAGGTGGCGGTGCGCGGGGGCGACTGGGTGTCGGCGGTGACGCCGCTGCTGAAGCTGCTGTGCCTGACGGTGATCGGGCTCCTCCTCGCGCACCCGCGGGCGCAGGTGGTGCCCAAGGCCACCTTCAAGCTGCTCAGCAAGCTCGTCTTCGCGCTCTTCCTGCCCTGCCTCATCTTCGTGCACCTCGGCCAGTCCGTCACGCTCCACAACGTGCTCCACTGGTGGTTCATCCCCGTCAACGTCCTCATCGCCACCGCCGTCGGCTGCGCGCTCGGCTACGCCGTCGCCCTCGTCTGCCGCCCGCCGCCCCGCTTCTTCCGCTTCACCGTCATCATGACGGGCTTCGGCAACACGGGCAACCTCCCCATCGCCATCATCGGCTCCGTCTGCCACACCACCGACCACCCCTTCGGCCCCGGCTGCCACCGCGAGGGCATCGCCTACGTCTCCTTCGCGCAGTgggtcgccgtcctcctcgtatACACCCTCGTCTACCACATGATGGAGCCCCCCATGCAGTACTACGAGATCGTCGGCGAGGGCAACGAGATCGAGCGGGtgcccgaggaggaggagacgcagGTCAGCAACTTCAGCCGCCCTCTGCTCCAGGAGGCCGAGTGGCCCGGGATGGCCGAGAAGGTCATGGAGCACTCCAAGACGCCATTCATCGCCAGGATCTTCGCCAGCATCTCGGGCTCCTCGCAGAACACCTTCCCCGACATTGATTTCTCCGAGGAGGGGGGGATCTCCGGCGCCGGCCCTAGCAGCCCAAAGTCTCTCCGGTGTTTGGCGGAGCCCAAAGTGGTCAGGAGGATGAGGGTTGTCGCCGAGAAGACTCCGATTCAGCATGTCCTTCAGCCGCCGACCATCGCCTCGTTGCTCGCCATCATCATCGGCATGGTCCCCGTGCTCAAGGCCTTCGTGTTTGGGGCTGATGCGCCGCTCTCGTTCTTCACCGACAGCCTGGAGATCCTGGCTGCTGCTGTGGTTCCCTCGGTGATGTTGATTCTCGGAGGCATGCTTGCAGAAGGCCCAAATGACAACGCCCTTGGTAAGCGGACCATCATAGGTATAATCGTCGCAAGGCTTCTGATCCTCCCGTGCATTGGTATCGGCATCGTGATTCTAGCAGACAAGTTAAACCTGCTCGTTGAGAACGACTACATGTATCGGTTTGTGCTCTCACTGCAATACTCCACCCCAAGTGCCATCCTTCTCGGCGCGATCGCGAGCCTGAGGGGTTACAGCGTTAAGGAAGCATCTGCGCTCCTCTTCTGGCAGCACATCTGCGCGGTGTTCTCTCTTTCCATCTACCTCGTCGTATATTTCAAGCTGTTGTCGTACATCTGA